GACTACCTGCCGCAGGGTAAGCAGATTTTCTTCAGGAGTGCCTTCCCAGCGCGGTACACCGAAGTCCTGGGGGCGGAGTGTTTCACTGGAACGGAGACCCAGGAATGAGGTGAAGGTAGCCGTGCCTCCGGCTGCTGAAATAGCCTGGGCCACATTAACCCGTTTACCGCCCATGTTTATTTCACCCGGCCACATACCCATCCGCATAAATTTGGTGGCCATAAAGAGGGCGGTTGTGCGGTTATCACCCAGACCGGCATAGCCGGGGTCCCAGCCCGGAAATTCCTTTTTCATGTAATCAAAAAGGACCTGGGCCTGTTCAGGGCTGGCCCAGACACCCGAACTGCCGCCGGGAATCCCCATGGCATACCTCTCCTGAGCCGACAGGGTCGGTCTGGCCTGATAGGGGAAAGTACCCTCCATCTTGGGCAGGTTTTGCCAGTCAATGGGGACTGAAGGATTTTTGAAATCCCGCTCCTTTACCCACCAGGGCAGTTTCTGCACTCCGCCTGATGACGCAGTTACCTCATCCAGGTCATGGAAAACCGGGGCAGCAGCGCTAATGGTCCCTAAACCTGCTCCGACTACCCCAAGGCTTTTCATAAAATCACGCCGTGAGAGTGTGGAATGAAACTCTTTCATAGATTTCCCCTTTCGAATTCTGTTGAGCTATCACTGTTGTTATAATTTTTATTTTTAGCTTGCTATCACCCTCTTTCGTCACTATATTAGTCTATATAGACTAGTCTATATAGACTAATATAGTGACGGTTCATTGTCAATAATATGTATTGAGATTTGGCAAAAACTGCTTGAGAGATTAAGATATAACAACTAAATAAAAGATAATTACAAGCACAGGACAAAAATGAACAAGTACGAAACAGTAAAACTGGAACATTTACTCTGGATAAACATAGTTCAAACTCGGCATGTCATGAACCGGCTCTGGGAGCGCAGAATGAAGGAATCCCATCTAACAACCGAAAAATTCACCGTTATCCATGAGCTTTTATGCCTGGGCGGAGAATCTACCCCACATAATCTGGCCAGACGTATTGTATTTGAACCCCATTCTATCTCAGCTATGCTCAGCCGCATGGAGAAAGATGGGCTTATTACCAAAACCAAAGACCTTGAAAAAAAACATATGGTTCGGATAAAACTAACCGAAAAGGCCATGGATCTTTACCCCAAGGCCTTAGAGATATCACTGGAAATATTCACTAAATTGATGGAAGATATTCCCAGAGAGGATAAAATAAAACTGTCTGAGTCCTTGACCCAGATACGCAATAAAGTTTTAGCCGCTAACCCAGCAAAAGGCAAAAAGCTTACACCTTTCAAATATACTTGAAACGTATTCTATTCAAAAGATTTTAGAACGGGGGAGGCTTAAGCCTCCCCCCGCCTAATACCGTATAGCGATAAAATCAGGCTTTCTTTGCCCGGCGGGCAGCCAGCTGCCAGCTAAGTGCCAGCAGGATAATCCCCGGCAGACCTATTACCAGCAGGAACATATTAGCTGCTTTGGGCTCTACCTCTGCCAGACTGCCGAAGTAGTTCTGGATGGTGAAAAGGAGCATAAGCAGGCCAACTGCGCCAATCAGCCACTCATACCAGGTCAGGCTGAAATTGTGCCGTTTCATCAGCCAGATAAGCCCCAGTATTAAAGCACCAACTAATATACCTATCGTAAACCACATATCACTATCTCCTAATTCTTACTTTCCGTACCCGCCGTCTCTGACACCCATAGTGGTATCAAAGCCGTATCTGGGCAGGTCAAGATCCCACCATTCGGCCGCATCATGATGGCCGTAGCCAAAGGCAACATCAGCCTTCCAGAGGAAGCTGTTAAAAATACCGGTGGTGGATAGGGTGGATTTAACAACCTCATGTATCATGGCTTTGGTATTTACATTAAATACACAAACGCCGGTACATATCTGGCAGGTAGCCCCGGTGCTGTGCTGATACAGCTTGCACTCAGGTTCATTCTTGAAATAAGCCCTCTTACCAGCCGTACTCCAGGGGCCGGCCGGTTCCCAGGTGGGCTCTTCTTCAAAGGATATTGCCTTGGCCGGGCAGGTATCCGCACACTTTCGGCAGCTGTGGCAGAAGCGGAAAGCCCCGAAATCTATAGGCTTGCTGACGGGCAAAGGCAGGTCGGTAATAAATTTGTAAATACCAACTACCGCACCTTCCTCAGGAATAACACACTGGTTTATTCTGTCCATTTCACCCAGACCGGACAAAGTACCCACAGCCGGGGAGGGACAAATACCATTGGGGAAGGGGGCAGACTGGAGTCCCTGATACCCCAATGTCTTGAGGAACTGCTGAACACAAGCCATAGTCTCGTGGTTAAGGCGGTAACGGCTCATATTAGCGGCATAACAAACACCCGAAGGAGCGGTGCGGTACATTTCTTTGGGCATGGGGGTAGTATAGGTAACTATCCAGCGGGCCGTATTTGGGATAACATAATTAGTGTCAGTCATATAGCCCTTATCCACGTCCTCAAATTTATATGACATAATAGGGCCATTGAAAAACATCCGGCTGGCATCCTGCGGGTAGAGCATTTTTTTAACATTGGTATCCAGCTCTATAGAAGCAATCTGTCCAGCCCCGAAAAACCTCATAGCAGATTTGAGCAGGGCAAAATTCTCTTCAGGAGTTCCCTCCCATTTAGCCACCCCCAAAGTTTCGTGGGTCATGATAGAGCCGACCAGTTCGGGAATAGGCGCCGGGTCTGCCAGTACCGGAGTAACCGGCTCCCGCCAGCCTGCCTGGGTCAGAAAATGAGGCCAGCTGGCCTCCTGAATGGCGGTATCCAGCAGCGAAATAGCTTCACGTGAACCAACCTTTTGTGCCCCTTCCTTAAGGGCTGTCTGCCCCTGAGCCATAGCTGTATTTACCCTGTCCCATCCTACAAATTCGGCCAGCAGGGGCGGAAGATGGCAGCCTTCGGTTGGTATAGCCAAAGCAGCCATTTTATCCCAGTCTATTTCAATAGTAGGCTTGTCAACCTCTCTTACCCACCAGGGGCGTTTGTTAACAGATGAATCAGCAGAGGCTACTTCATCAAGGTCATGGAAAATCGGAGAGACGGCGGCCACTGCGCCAATACTGGCACTGGCTAAGCCTAACCCCTTCATAAAATCTCTGCGGCTAAGACTAGTGTGAAACTTGTTCATAACTTTTTCCTTTCCTGCAAATGTCTCCAGCGTGTCAAAGGGTATTTTTCAGCTTGGTCTTATCTGCCCCTCCTTTAGGTTATTTGAAGCTATCTGGATATTATAAATAAGCACGGTAAACCGAACGGTAAATCTGAGCAGCTGAAAGTAAAGTTAATATAAGGCTTAATTAAGTATTCTTAACTATTGCCAACCTGAGCATCGGCGGCCAGCATCTGGTTATAGGCAATATCCTGGCAGTATAATATAGCTATAAACACCCGGGAGAACCTGAGTGGAAACAGACGAACTTAAAGAAGAACTGGCCCGGTTAAAACAATGTAATTACACTCTGAAAAAAGAGCGTCTGAAATACCGCGAACTTTTCAACCGCGCTAATGACGCCATACTGCTGTTCAAGTTTAATAGCCCCAATGAGCCGGTAACTATTACCGAAGCCAATACCGCCGCCTGCAAGCACTTCGGCTATACGTACGAAGAACTGATAGGCAAAACAAACCTGTTTATTGATTCCCCCGAAACAGCAATCCGGGGGACGGAAATACTGAGTGACCTGTTTGAAAAAGGGCATGAAGTGCTGGAAATAGCCCACAAGAATAAAAACGGCGAGAGTATCCCGGTTGAGATTAACCATAAATTGATTTATCTGGCCGGTGATACCATGGTTATTTCGGTTATCCGGGATATAACTGCCCGAAAGAAAAATGAGCAGGAACTGCGGGAGTCTTTAGAGCGGGAGAAACAGCTCCGGGAAACACTGGAAAATGAAATAAGCCAGCGGGTAACCTTTATGAGAGCTTTGGTTCATGAACTGAAAACCCCTCTGACCTCCATGCTGGCTACATCTGAACTGCTGAGCAAGAACCTGAAGGAAGAACCCAACCAGAGTTATATGAAATGCCTGTATGCGGGCATCCAAGACCTTAATCTGCGGATTGACGAGCTGCTGGATATTGCCAGGGGAGAAATAGGGCTGCTAAGGCTGGAATGTGAACCGCTGAATATTTATGAACTGCTTAAAGACGTAAATGAAATAATGAAACC
This sequence is a window from Dehalococcoides mccartyi 195. Protein-coding genes within it:
- a CDS encoding PAS domain-containing sensor histidine kinase, whose translation is METDELKEELARLKQCNYTLKKERLKYRELFNRANDAILLFKFNSPNEPVTITEANTAACKHFGYTYEELIGKTNLFIDSPETAIRGTEILSDLFEKGHEVLEIAHKNKNGESIPVEINHKLIYLAGDTMVISVIRDITARKKNEQELRESLEREKQLRETLENEISQRVTFMRALVHELKTPLTSMLATSELLSKNLKEEPNQSYMKCLYAGIQDLNLRIDELLDIARGEIGLLRLECEPLNIYELLKDVNEIMKPVFESNAQKLTINIQNPLPIMIADYKRLKQVILNLLDNAAKYTNVGGDIRLCASTDDKYLIIEVRDNGKGMSLKETSNLFKLYSRSHKKGSPSGLGIGLALSKMIIDLHQGEIRVKSKLGEGSTFTFSIPLRPEAP
- a CDS encoding MarR family winged helix-turn-helix transcriptional regulator; this encodes MNKYETVKLEHLLWINIVQTRHVMNRLWERRMKESHLTTEKFTVIHELLCLGGESTPHNLARRIVFEPHSISAMLSRMEKDGLITKTKDLEKKHMVRIKLTEKAMDLYPKALEISLEIFTKLMEDIPREDKIKLSESLTQIRNKVLAANPAKGKKLTPFKYT
- a CDS encoding reductive dehalogenase; translated protein: MNKFHTSLSRRDFMKGLGLASASIGAVAAVSPIFHDLDEVASADSSVNKRPWWVREVDKPTIEIDWDKMAALAIPTEGCHLPPLLAEFVGWDRVNTAMAQGQTALKEGAQKVGSREAISLLDTAIQEASWPHFLTQAGWREPVTPVLADPAPIPELVGSIMTHETLGVAKWEGTPEENFALLKSAMRFFGAGQIASIELDTNVKKMLYPQDASRMFFNGPIMSYKFEDVDKGYMTDTNYVIPNTARWIVTYTTPMPKEMYRTAPSGVCYAANMSRYRLNHETMACVQQFLKTLGYQGLQSAPFPNGICPSPAVGTLSGLGEMDRINQCVIPEEGAVVGIYKFITDLPLPVSKPIDFGAFRFCHSCRKCADTCPAKAISFEEEPTWEPAGPWSTAGKRAYFKNEPECKLYQHSTGATCQICTGVCVFNVNTKAMIHEVVKSTLSTTGIFNSFLWKADVAFGYGHHDAAEWWDLDLPRYGFDTTMGVRDGGYGK